The following are from one region of the Gryllotalpicola protaetiae genome:
- a CDS encoding nitroreductase family deazaflavin-dependent oxidoreductase: MTDTVDIAAGAALLDGDYEASPDPRIRDQVAGYEASGGTEHNTLEDRPVVILTTVGAKSLKVRKNPLMRMFEGDVYVVVASAGGAPAHPQWYRNLTAHPVVRLQDGATTQLRVAREVHGDEKAHWWEVAESFWLHFPEYRERTDGIREIPVVVLEPIAS; this comes from the coding sequence ATGACTGACACGGTTGACATCGCCGCCGGTGCGGCGCTGCTCGATGGGGACTACGAGGCCTCGCCGGACCCGCGCATCCGCGACCAGGTCGCCGGTTACGAGGCCAGCGGGGGCACGGAGCACAACACGCTGGAGGACCGGCCGGTGGTGATCCTGACGACGGTCGGCGCGAAGTCGCTGAAGGTGCGCAAGAACCCCCTGATGCGGATGTTCGAGGGCGACGTCTACGTCGTCGTCGCCTCCGCCGGCGGCGCGCCTGCCCACCCTCAGTGGTACCGCAACCTCACCGCGCATCCCGTCGTGCGGCTGCAGGACGGAGCGACCACGCAGCTGCGGGTCGCCCGCGAGGTCCACGGCGACGAGAAGGCGCACTGGTGGGAGGTCGCCGAGTCGTTCTGGCTGCACTTCCCCGAGTACCGGGAGCGCACGGACGGCATCCGCGAGATCCCCGTCGTCGTGCTCGAACCGATCGCGAGCTGA
- a CDS encoding MFS transporter, translating to MTGSDVDTIDETGSGPAPAVRRWAAVGGVALGTFILVTNEFLPVGLLPQISDSLHVATASAGLLVTAPAMVAAVAAPSVAVLLGRVDRRLILLGMTALFIAADLVSAAAPNLLALIGARLAFGLGIGGFWAIGGTVGPSLVGPRHGGRATALIFGGISVASIVGVPAGTALGQALGWRAAFLATAIVGAVALLGQLATLPKLAPQGRSGWGPALRLLRGARARRALLATVVLITGQFVAFTYLVDFLQRDRGLEPRTVAWLLLVYGLAGLVGNFGASPLLRGRAVAAAAALAAAIAIAAAASAAVAPAEFVLTITMAGWGAAYGAVPIAMQTLVRHSDPAAFDSGAPIYITAFQGSIAIGSVLGAALVLVGGDLTAVLSGALLALVSAPLVGFGRSRSRRAGDA from the coding sequence GTGACAGGCAGCGACGTCGACACCATCGACGAGACAGGCTCGGGCCCCGCGCCGGCCGTGCGGCGGTGGGCGGCAGTAGGCGGGGTCGCGCTCGGCACGTTCATTCTCGTCACCAACGAGTTCCTGCCCGTCGGGCTGCTGCCTCAGATCTCTGACAGCCTGCACGTCGCCACGGCATCCGCCGGGCTTCTGGTCACCGCTCCGGCTATGGTGGCCGCGGTCGCCGCGCCCAGCGTCGCGGTCCTGCTCGGCCGGGTCGACCGCCGCCTCATCCTCCTCGGCATGACCGCGCTCTTCATCGCGGCCGATCTCGTCTCAGCGGCCGCGCCCAACCTCCTTGCGCTGATCGGCGCCCGGCTCGCGTTCGGACTCGGCATCGGCGGATTCTGGGCCATCGGCGGCACCGTCGGCCCGAGCCTCGTCGGGCCGCGCCACGGCGGCCGCGCCACGGCGCTCATCTTCGGGGGCATCTCCGTCGCGAGCATCGTCGGAGTCCCGGCCGGCACGGCCCTTGGGCAGGCGCTCGGCTGGCGCGCCGCGTTCCTCGCGACCGCGATCGTCGGCGCCGTCGCGCTGCTCGGCCAGCTGGCAACGCTGCCCAAGCTCGCTCCGCAGGGACGCTCGGGGTGGGGGCCCGCCCTTCGGCTGCTGCGCGGGGCGCGAGCGCGCCGGGCCCTTCTGGCCACGGTCGTGCTCATCACCGGGCAGTTCGTCGCCTTCACGTACCTCGTCGACTTCCTGCAGCGTGACCGAGGCCTCGAGCCGCGCACCGTCGCATGGCTTCTGCTCGTCTACGGCCTGGCCGGGCTCGTCGGCAACTTCGGCGCGAGCCCGCTCCTGCGCGGCCGGGCGGTGGCCGCCGCGGCGGCGCTGGCAGCCGCGATCGCGATCGCAGCGGCGGCGTCCGCCGCCGTGGCCCCCGCCGAATTCGTTCTCACCATCACGATGGCCGGCTGGGGAGCCGCATACGGGGCGGTCCCGATCGCGATGCAGACATTGGTGCGTCACAGCGACCCGGCGGCCTTTGACAGCGGTGCGCCGATCTATATCACGGCGTTCCAGGGGTCGATCGCCATCGGCTCAGTGCTCGGCGCCGCTCTCGTCCTCGTCGGCGGCGACCTCACGGCCGTCCTCTCCGGCGCGCTCCTCGCGCTCGTCTCGGCGCCGCTCGTTGGGTTCGGCCGATCGCGGTCGCGGCGCGCCGGCGACGCGTAG
- a CDS encoding alpha/beta fold hydrolase gives MSYTHNTAPTERVTAANGIEFAFRRFGTPSGTPLVFINHYRGNLDTFDPAVTDELAKGRQVILFDNAGVAGSSGEPKNSLEGMAADAEAFLDALGHGQYDLIGFSMGGQVAQQIVVDRPELVRKLVLAGTGPRAGEGMKQMTASTLALFLRTDWEPADELWGPVFFSDSDKGKAAARDYLTRTRERTDRDAPVSAAVAQAHGEAAAGWGAPGQSQEYLTKITQPTLIVNGSNDIVIPTINSYLMFQAIPNARLVLYPDGNHGAHYENNRHFARELQYFLDVE, from the coding sequence GTGTCTTACACGCACAACACCGCGCCGACCGAGCGCGTCACCGCCGCCAACGGAATCGAGTTCGCGTTCCGCCGCTTCGGCACCCCGAGCGGCACCCCGCTCGTCTTCATCAACCACTACCGCGGAAACCTCGACACCTTCGACCCCGCAGTGACCGACGAACTGGCGAAGGGCCGGCAGGTCATCCTGTTCGACAACGCCGGAGTCGCCGGCTCCAGCGGCGAGCCGAAGAACAGCCTCGAGGGCATGGCCGCCGACGCCGAGGCGTTCCTCGACGCACTCGGCCACGGCCAGTACGACCTGATCGGCTTCTCGATGGGCGGCCAGGTGGCGCAGCAGATCGTCGTCGACCGCCCCGAGCTCGTGCGCAAGCTCGTGCTCGCCGGCACCGGCCCGCGCGCAGGCGAGGGTATGAAGCAGATGACCGCGTCGACGCTCGCGCTGTTCCTGCGCACCGACTGGGAGCCGGCGGACGAGCTGTGGGGACCCGTGTTCTTCAGCGACTCCGACAAGGGCAAGGCGGCCGCGCGCGATTACCTCACCCGCACGCGTGAGCGCACCGACCGCGATGCACCCGTCTCTGCGGCCGTCGCTCAGGCACACGGTGAGGCTGCAGCCGGCTGGGGCGCGCCCGGCCAGAGCCAGGAGTACCTCACGAAGATCACGCAGCCGACGCTCATCGTCAACGGAAGCAACGACATCGTCATCCCGACGATCAACTCGTACCTGATGTTCCAGGCGATCCCGAACGCGCGACTGGTCCTCTACCCCGACGGCAACCACGGGGCGCATTACGAGAACAACCGCCACTTCGCCCGCGAGCTCCAGTACTTCCTGGACGTCGAGTAG
- a CDS encoding SDR family NAD(P)-dependent oxidoreductase → MSTAQLAGKTALVTGATSGIGRAAAVRLAEQGAEVLVHGRDAARGAAVVEDIETSGGKARFVQADLANPEEIEALAEKIGDVDILVNNAGTVWFGPTPDISVAEYDNLFNANVRATYLVTAALIPGLVRKGGAVVNVGSMAGKIGMSGGAAYGATKAALHSFTQAWAAELAPQGVRVNAVAPGPIFTPIVSDESTSALGSRTPLARGGKPEEIADTIAFLVSPAAGYVTGAVLSADGGYTAV, encoded by the coding sequence ATGAGTACCGCGCAACTTGCCGGCAAGACGGCTCTCGTCACCGGCGCCACTTCGGGTATCGGCCGCGCAGCGGCCGTCCGCCTGGCGGAGCAGGGGGCCGAGGTCCTCGTTCACGGTCGTGACGCCGCACGCGGCGCCGCGGTCGTCGAGGACATCGAGACCTCGGGCGGCAAGGCCCGGTTCGTGCAGGCCGACCTCGCCAACCCCGAGGAGATTGAGGCGCTGGCGGAGAAGATCGGCGACGTCGACATCCTCGTGAACAACGCAGGCACGGTCTGGTTCGGCCCGACGCCCGACATCTCGGTCGCCGAGTACGACAACCTGTTCAACGCGAACGTCCGCGCTACCTACCTCGTCACCGCCGCCCTCATCCCCGGCCTCGTCCGCAAGGGCGGAGCGGTTGTGAACGTCGGCAGCATGGCGGGCAAGATCGGCATGAGCGGCGGCGCCGCGTACGGCGCCACGAAGGCCGCACTCCACTCGTTCACGCAGGCCTGGGCCGCGGAGCTCGCGCCCCAGGGCGTGCGCGTCAACGCGGTGGCGCCCGGCCCGATCTTCACGCCGATCGTGTCGGACGAGAGCACCAGCGCACTCGGCAGCCGCACGCCGCTGGCGCGCGGCGGCAAGCCCGAGGAGATCGCTGACACGATCGCCTTCCTCGTCTCGCCCGCGGCCGGCTACGTCACCGGCGCAGTCCTGTCAGCAGACGGCGGCTACACCGCCGTCTGA
- a CDS encoding alpha/beta hydrolase gives MSNTGSPDDAKPVGPWRRHAVFRRLVRVAAALVVGGLVGFTWYHVDVEPGAGIVKSIFEAGPEVTPPTDFATRRAAVKVWPAVSVPAAGAPPGSLVLYTPKDQAGPRPIVLWIHGGGFISSSTETVADFAIMLADAGYTVASLDYTLAPGAKHPVPVRQANAALAFAKKNAAAYGGDAGRLVIGGDSAGAQIASEVAAAQTNPVVASADGVTPAAPDGLAAVVLYCGLYDVTDVAETGFPGLRTYLWAYTGSRDWLRAPNVGSLSTAKNVTSDYPPTFITVGDKDPFDGQGHDLDRALTAHGVPTDTLFWDGSGAGLGHEYQFDYSTPQARTAFSRTLAFLQQRTGTR, from the coding sequence GTGTCGAACACCGGGTCACCCGACGACGCGAAGCCCGTAGGGCCGTGGCGGCGCCACGCCGTCTTCAGGCGACTGGTCCGCGTCGCCGCCGCCCTGGTGGTCGGCGGGCTCGTCGGGTTCACCTGGTACCACGTCGACGTGGAACCGGGCGCAGGCATTGTGAAGTCCATCTTCGAGGCAGGCCCTGAGGTCACACCGCCGACCGACTTCGCGACCAGGCGCGCCGCCGTGAAGGTGTGGCCCGCCGTCTCAGTCCCAGCGGCAGGCGCCCCGCCCGGCAGCCTCGTGCTCTACACCCCCAAGGACCAGGCCGGCCCGCGCCCGATCGTCTTGTGGATTCATGGCGGCGGGTTCATCTCGAGCTCGACGGAGACCGTCGCCGACTTCGCGATCATGCTCGCGGACGCCGGCTACACCGTCGCGAGCCTCGACTACACCCTGGCGCCGGGTGCCAAGCACCCGGTTCCGGTGCGCCAGGCGAACGCCGCCCTCGCGTTCGCGAAGAAGAACGCGGCCGCGTACGGCGGCGACGCCGGCCGGCTCGTCATCGGTGGCGACTCGGCCGGCGCTCAGATCGCCAGCGAGGTCGCCGCGGCGCAGACGAACCCGGTCGTCGCCTCCGCAGACGGCGTCACTCCGGCCGCCCCCGACGGGCTCGCCGCAGTCGTGCTGTACTGCGGCCTGTACGACGTGACCGACGTCGCCGAGACCGGGTTCCCGGGTCTGCGCACGTACCTCTGGGCCTACACCGGAAGCCGCGACTGGCTGCGGGCACCGAACGTCGGCTCCCTCTCGACCGCCAAGAACGTCACATCCGACTACCCGCCGACCTTCATCACGGTCGGCGACAAGGACCCGTTCGACGGTCAGGGCCACGATCTGGATCGCGCGCTGACCGCGCACGGCGTCCCGACGGACACGCTGTTCTGGGACGGCTCGGGCGCCGGCCTCGGGCACGAGTACCAGTTCGACTACTCCACACCTCAGGCGCGAACGGCGTTCAGCCGCACCCTCGCCTTCCTGCAGCAGAGGACCGGTACGCGATGA
- a CDS encoding TetR/AcrR family transcriptional regulator gives MARSSSKKGEARARLLEAADELFYTEGIHTVGIDRIIEKAGVAKGSLYYIFGSKDELVKAYLENRHGNWTRRVEEHVERAVDPTDRMLAVFDALDELFAEPDYHGCAFQRAAAESEEGSVEQLGNEAFRTWLDDLFYGLARDAAVADPKLVGRQLVLLYDGAVGSEPDHASYAPGALAKSIAVTLLDSSPAWQPRTELAAAK, from the coding sequence GTGGCCAGATCATCTTCCAAGAAGGGCGAGGCTCGAGCGCGCCTGCTCGAGGCCGCCGACGAGCTGTTCTACACCGAGGGCATCCACACGGTCGGGATCGACAGGATCATCGAGAAGGCCGGCGTCGCCAAGGGATCGCTGTACTACATCTTCGGCAGCAAGGACGAGCTGGTGAAGGCGTACCTCGAGAACCGCCACGGGAATTGGACGCGGCGCGTCGAAGAGCACGTCGAGCGGGCAGTCGACCCGACCGATCGGATGCTGGCGGTGTTCGACGCGCTCGATGAGCTGTTCGCCGAGCCCGACTACCACGGCTGCGCGTTCCAGCGGGCCGCAGCCGAATCCGAAGAGGGCAGCGTCGAGCAGCTGGGCAACGAGGCCTTCCGCACGTGGCTCGACGATCTGTTCTACGGTCTCGCCCGCGACGCCGCGGTCGCTGACCCGAAGCTCGTTGGCCGCCAGCTAGTCCTGCTGTACGACGGCGCCGTCGGCTCCGAGCCCGACCACGCGAGCTACGCGCCGGGCGCGCTGGCGAAGTCGATCGCCGTCACCCTGCTGGACTCCTCACCCGCCTGGCAGCCGCGCACCGAGCTCGCGGCGGCGAAGTAG